GTAACGATATGTCAAAAActctatataaatttaaaagctttaaatttTCTTTCTATTTACACGACCGCATGAGTTAACAATACCATTATTTTGTCTGCATAATTGATTTGCAGACAACGCATCTGTTCTCATGCGTTTGAAGAACTGCACCCCAGAGGAGGAAGACGAAGTGTCAGATCTGCTGGTTGGTTGTTTTTCTGACGTTATTCATCAAACTGAGGAGTTCCAGGTGTCAGCAGTAGACGAAAGTGAAAAACTTAAGTCTGCTGTCCGACAGGCTTTTCAGGAGTTGTGTCAtggtatgatttttttttaattattatgttttgcgTATGATTTTATTACATCGCCATTAACTCTCCAAAACCGAAAATTCTAACATTAATGCTTAAACGTTTATAAGCCCATATTTGTGGCGAACCCCGATTATTCGAAATCACAATCAATTTGTTCCTTATTAATTTTCAGGGCGAGTGAGTAATGCAGAACAGGGATGCCTCATACTTTACTTGACTTTCGATTCATTTGAATCGTTCCTGGATTTCATTGATGGTGTTTTCTCCGGAGCGATTACCGATATGTTCAGAGCGCTCCAGACAGCCATAAGAGATACCTTCAACAAACCAAATTTAGAAGTTGATGTTGTTATGAACACGAACCAGTTTACATACTGTTTCCAGTATATCAGTAAGTACGGCGTCAATGCGGCAAGCAGATCTTTCATTCTTTCATTAAGTAATTTGTTGGAACTAAGATCAGAACATCACGACTGCAtattccgatttttttttttgattttttaatgtattttgatgTACTGTAAAACATAACGATACAAAATAGGCTTTTTTGAGTGTGTGCTAGACTTTGATAAGGGTAACAACACTTTAGCCTTTCAGCTGTTCATTGATGAACAtcatatttgttatgaaaatacaaCATCAACCTTTTTATGTTTCAGTGGAGTGCCTCAAAAGGCTACTTCCTTCCAAACAAGCGGACGTGAACGACATGGAAACAGCTGCTCCTTCAAACCAAGGAGAAGCGGAAGACATGGAAACAGCTGCTCCTTCCAGCCAGGGAGAAGCGAAAGATATGGAAACAGCTTCTCCTTCCAGCCAGGGGGAATCGAACGACATGGAAACAGCTGCTCCTTCCAGCCAGGGAGAAAAGAACAACACCGAAACAGCTGCCATCGGCGGATTAGACAGAACACTGGAAAATACTACACCACCAGAGGTTTCAAGTATGCCAATTAATTTGCCAGAAAAAGACGCAAACTCGTCAAAGAAGTTTGCCATTGTAACCCCCTTTATTTCCTTAGATCCTTCTTCTATGATTGCGGAAAGCTTAAGAACAGAGTCACAGGGGACTGAATCTCTTGAATCTGATTGGAGAACCAATGAAGGGGATGGTGAATTTGAAGTTATTGAATTTGAGCACTCGCCCAGCAATGCAAATGAAGGTCTTCAAATGATGGGTGCGCCATTACAGCCTCCTGAAGAAACAACCAAGCCTCGTGACGCCGAGGGTCGACCTGCTGATGGTAATGCATCTTCAGCTAAACATGAAGATAGACCGCAGCCATCCCATTCAGGTTGGAAGTCTCCTCCTGATGTTGATTCAGCTAATTCTATCAAACACACAATTAGCCAATATCTTCAAAAAGTGAAggtaaatgatatttttactaTGTTCGTGAATGTCAGTTTTCTTTAGCATATTCGTATtgactgaaaatatatatatttttcttacatCACTATCGCAACAACAGCTGCCACTAGCATTTAACTGGTCACCTGTTTGGTTTATCGAAATTAgccaaaatgttaattgatatttatatttatccaAAAATACGATTAGCCtatcatatcatttaaatatgcaaaatagcCTAAAGTTAACCTGCGTATCCAAGTTGTATACAAATGACTGCTGGTCactattttctaaaaaaaaaatcttcgcGTATAACAGCGGaacaatgtataattataaatcCGTCTACATGTCGCTTTTACAAAAGATTACACGTTATTCGTCTTTACCATTAGACAAATAAATGTCACCTTTATGccctatattttttttcaaaattgattaaacaacttttgtattcagtATGTCTTTGTTTATATACGTTCAATGTGagctttatttatattttaggtGTCTCGAGCTGACGCAGATGAGCTGGAGAGGCAGTTACAAGGTGAACTAATGGACACATGGAGTGAGTCGTGTGAACTGGTAAAGGGGACGAGGATAAGAGTTGACAATCTCGGTGCATATTTGCATCATCTCGTCGATGCATATGAAGGTAGTAAATTATTAATATGTGTCAGTGTAgaaattgttttatcatatataatCGTTTTATTTGGTGGTGCcgtcgtcgttgttgttgtagtgtttttgttttgttattgccgttgttggtgttgttgttggtgttctGGGCTTTTCTATGTATTGACCACCGATAATACATTTGAAGTCAATAGTATAGCCTTTCTTTTGCACATATCATAGTAATTTAGTTGGCGATTTGCATTTTTGCAATAGAAAAAGATCTTGTCTGGTTTAAACAGCTtttgcatattgtttatattaaccGTTGTTTCAGGCATTGACATCGCAACTAGAAGGAAGATGGAGGGCATTTTGTTCTCCAGAGAGGCTTGGAAACATGAACTTATTGAATGGAAAATCAACACTGGAAATGAAAGCGGGTCTCGATACGGCATGATAGCATTTTGTAAAAGCCCTGATGGCCTTTTCTTGGATTGCATGTGTGTTCTTTACAAAATGAATTTCAAGGTTTCACCGCAACGATTAATTAAGACACGCGACAAATCGGCACTTTTTGGCTTGATCACATGGACGACGACTGAAGAACAAGTCCAGGAAAGAACGCTGGGAGCGTATTCCATAAAAAGATTGAAGAACTTTTTTCGTCTGAAGGCATTGAAAGGCTTTTACCACGAGGGCATTATTGATTCAATTGACTATGTAAGATCATTAAATGACGTACCATAGTTTACATGTAACTTGTAGATCTACAAGATGTAGCGCTGACATTTCATCAAATTATCTTGATAAAAGACTGAAACACTACGACTTTTACGTCAACTTTCTGTGTTGATATGCATGCGTGTAAAAGTGCTTTATGTGATGATGTATGGAAATGTGTATGGTTGAtcaataactaaaataaaatcGAGATCATGTGCATTTAcactatttcattttataccaagttataagttaatattaaaatattatattaataactctCGTTCGCACGGTGTTACTTAAGAGTTAGGTCTAGTGGTGTGGAAAACTGGAGTACTTGGAGGAACTCCACTGGTCCATcgtggtgaccacaaaccaaaattttcaactttcaaatttatttacaaaaatatgcaaAGTCCTGCATGCAATACAGGAAACataagcaaataaaataaactcaCGTGCGCCCAGGCCTGGACTCGAATCTAGGATGCCTTTCTGAGAAGTGAGTGCACTTACCGAACAactaatatatatgtataatatatgtataaagtagGATCCTCCATTCAGCATTTTTGTAAGAATTTAATTACTGATACCATTGATTAGGATAGAAACATGTGCCAGTAAGTGTTACCGGCTATGGTCATGCTTagtgacaaaaacattttttgtaaataatgataCAGAACGTAAATAATTGAAAGTAAATGCAGTGAAAAATCTTAACTCAAAATTTGTCAAGATTTAAGCCTTATAACGATTATGAAAACAACTCTTGAAGTTTTCTGGGAGATCCCGTTTTGCTTCTACACAAAATTGCTAGATTTAACAGCGGGTGGGTGGCGGGGCGTTTTAATGAACATTTCTACTATGAGAGCCCCCTTTACGGATACTACATTGGGGAGCCCGTTTTTCGAGTGCCCAAAACCACTGATGGGCTTCACTGGGGCAGCCCGTTTTTCGATTGCCCAAAACCACTGGTGGGCTGCACTTGGGCAGCCCGTTTTTCGAGTGCCCAAAACCACTGATGGGCTTCACTGGGGCAGCCCGTTTTTCGAGTGCCCAAAACCACTGATGGGCTTCACTGGGGCAGCCCGTTTTACGAGTGCCCAAAACCACTGGTGGGCTCCACTTGGGCAGCCCGTTTTTCGAGTGCCCAAAACCAATGATGGGCTACATTGGGCAGCCCGTTTTTCGAGTGCTCAAAACCACTGATGGGCTTCACTGGGGGAGCCCGTTTTTCCAGTGCCCAAACCTACTACTGGGCTTTATGAGGGGAGCCCGTTTTTCGAGTGCTCAAAACCACTGATGGGCTACATTGGGGAGCCCGTTTTTCGAGTGCCCAAAACCACTGATGGGCTTCACTGGGGGAGCCCGTTTTTCCAGTGCCCAAACCTACTACTGGGCTTTATTAGGGGAGCCCGTTTTTCGAGTGCTCAAAACCACTGATGGGCTTCACTGGGGGAGCCCATTTTTCCAGTGCCCAAACCTACTACTGGGCTTTATTAGGGGAGCCCGTTTTTCGAGTGCTCAAAACCACTGATGGGCTTCACTGGGTGAGCCCGTTTTTCCAGTGCCCAAACCTACTACTGGGCTTTATTAGGGGAGCCCGTTTTTCGAGTGCTCAAAACCGCTGATGGGCTTCACTGAGGGGGGCCGTTTTTCCAATGCCCAAACCTACTAGTGGGCTTTATTAGGGGAGCCCGTTTTTCGAGTGCTCAAACCTACCAGTGGGCTTGATTAGGGGAATCCCTCTATGGATATATAAATCCACTGATGGGCTTCACTGTGATCACAATGAATCAACCCGAAATGATTCTGCAAATGCTCACACCCGTAAAAGCCATTTGGTTTCGTATAGtagaaatgaataattataactttgttttatataaatatgatgcACAGTAACCGATGACGTACAATTCACTCAATTCCGATTTACAAAACAACAAGCAGAAGACCAGATGCATTTTGTTAGATTAGATATCGATGACTACTTCATGACAATTTTCGAGACTCGTGCAATAGGCAGTGACTGTTTGTGAGCAAAGTTCTTTCAATACTTCCAGCCATTAAGCTTAGACAATGTCATCCATAAATACGGAGAGCAGTTTTCAACGAACGTCCGATGAAGACAGGTCTATAACCGAACGCGTGCCAGCACGTGATGACGGCTATGTGCGCGTACGTATATATTTCCCGCTTTAGTTATCGTATTAGAgacagtgtatgtataccacgtgattaattgcgtcataaaagctacgtcggaaggcaatattttgcttcaaatgaagactttaaacaaagataaccttactatttcttcaccattttgaataaatcaTGGCGCAGTCTACGTCGCTTAGGGAGCCCCGCCTTCGCTCATTTatcaaagtttgattgagagttaagtttcttaaaacacttcgacaaaccttttcacaatacagcCGTCGGACGAAGCACTGCCAAATACAATTTCGTAAACAGTATAGTCGAAGTGTATGTCAAAAcaaatcaccttatcaaactccggtaatcaaacgaaggcggggctctgtaagcgaccctttgttttatttaaaatggtgtaataaaagaaaagttatctttgatttaagttttcattgAAAGCAAAATGCTGCAATCAAACGTAGCatatgtgacgtcatttatcacgtggtatacacacactgagagAGAATGCAAGATATGTTTGGAGCAAATCTCGAGCGAGCTTTCTCTTACTTGTGGCCATTTGGTATTTTTCAAGTATTCTGGACatgattaattatatttttaaggaTGCAAACAATTGAACAAAACTAGTCTGAACATAAGTTTTCCTACAGTAATGGCGTTTCATACCAAGTGATAAATCTATTAGTACTTACTGTAATGTTGTTAATGCTCTTGTCATTTGATAGTATGAACGCATAAATAATGAATCCGTCCTTATTTCAGGGAGCACCAAATCACCACATGTACGGACAGGCACCGGGAAGGCAGAATGACGGTCAGTACGGGTATGCAGCAACAAATTACCCATACTGTCAAGTAAGCCATTGTCATGTTATAATACTTTATTTGGAAAGACAATTCGGAAGGCGAACGCCacgtatttgatattttctgtTGGAATTCGTAATGTATTTAATTGATGTTCGCATTTCTTGTAGACTATAAAATTCCTACGAGATTAATCAAGGGTATGCAACATACGTAAATAACTggaaataacaattattaaactgCATGTACTCTTATTGCTTTAATTCATTAACGTTACTTTTTATACCCAAAACGTTACTGCCTTacaacagtgattttttttggatttatttttaccgcctgtgctTTGCAAATTggggaaaatgttgaaattgggaaaaaaaagataataagaacaaaatagcaaatataatggcaaacatacatgttttcacctttttatgcatatattatgcTGTGAACGAGTTAGTCCTGtcaaaactgtattttattttgcaagaaattcatttttttttatttatcaacataatctgcatttatgaaattttgaaaaaattacTATAAGTTTTTGGGGAAAACGGATATTTTTTCGCAAGGTGGAACAGTCTTTAGAAGGCAGTATATTGCACAAAAAATCACTGTGCAATATCTGTTTCCGTAAGGTAGCAAAATCCGAAGTTGTTCTTTAATTgtgttgatatttatattacGTTGCTTTTAACACGTCGTCCTTGTGACATTGTTTTACTAGGGACCGATGCATGTTGAAGTGCCACCGAAGGGCGCCTCGGACAAAGTGAAGGAAGGCCTACATCAAGTGAAGGTACGGTAACTACCATATCCGTCAATGTTCCTTTGTTATAACACTTTGATTGAGTTCGAATCGACAGCTTAACttaatctttaaagctgcactctcatagatcatccgatttgacaacttttatatttttgtctcagaatcagctgattttagCATCAGTGTTTTCAagtcagtcatataagataactcactaTAGATCAGATCTCAACTGTTCAGAAAATGCCGAAATactcatttttctttaagcgtTAAAAACGTTTTTCGCCATTAAACACCAATTTCTtaccttaaatatgtaaaattgcGATCTgtgtttttgtcagcagtcgtatgtcgctggttttcagacatttacgcaaacaatggttcattccaaaacaaaaattaagcaaaattgtcaaagcggtcaatatgtgagagtgcatctaTAATATATCATCCGGTACCAAAGTGTTGGCCTGGCTGCATACTCTCATAAGCTTAGCAAAAGTGTTCTTAGTATGTACATTAAACTTCCACAGCTAGGAGCATTTGAAATCTAACAACGACGACGTTAAGcacgttgttaacttcaacGAAGAGTCAGGCCCACTGTGTgttgaagatgcactcttactcccaaataaattTTACCACCATAAATACAATCGTTTTAACATACAAAcaaagatgaataaatatcagAAACAGtggttattatgaaggataccgagtttatttgaaagaaatgtgcagaaaacacggtttttCTACCAAAGGAGACGATAGtagtttttttagttttattaacaaatacaatagacaatatgtccatgagtatacatttacaaatagagaattatatgcatgtaagtaatcaaatggtcaaataaatcaccaatgatcatataaataaatattcatgtttcatgtcATAATAGAGACACAATatagcattatgtacatgtatatgacagcgagagatcattgtgtacatgaaaaacacatattattcaTAGTAATAATGGTATTGGTTTCTAACATTAAATGccttatgtatatacatagctAAATTTCTATTCACTTTAACATTGTCCGATTGCATTAACTCAACAAACTTTGGTACATTTGGTCTAGTCCAAtaatatttactaatataagtttttcttaaatcacTATACAATGagcattctaaaataaaatgaaattcatcttctaatacataacaacacaaacattttctatcaatatatGGTATTGGGTCAGGTTTGTGCCATCTGCCTGACTCTATTGACAGTCTATGTGAAGAAACTCTCAATCTACACATGTCTTTTCTaaatttgtacatattaacatttgtcaGATAAGGTTGTAACATAAAATTACTAAACATTGTATACGATCTTGCACGAGATGAGTTATTTAATTCTGACATCCAATTCtgaataaacatatcatttagtcttgtttttaacaatgatataaacatattttcatcaccAACTCCTTGGTTTAACCATACATAATGAAAGCCTAGAGATTGCAATAAAGAACACACATCATTTGCCCAAGATTTACAATTAGGTCTTGTTTCAATATAACTACACATATGAGAATACATacctttaacatatttatgagcATCTAATTTTATAACTTTCAACCAATATCTTATAACATTAACAACTCTCCTAGTGTACAATGTAGTTCTACCAAGTTCGCCATATATAAAGTTATTCTGAGtttgaattttaacacctaataatcttttgcaaaaatttaaatgtactcTTTCTAAAACAATAGAATCCTTTAATCCCCATACTTCTGatccataatttaaaattggtaagattaatttatcaaacaaatctaaCTTATTACTAATAGACATATATGGAAACTTAGCTAAATATGAGTTTAACTTGAAAATAGCCTTGGATGCCTGTCCTGCTAAAGTATCAAAGGTGGTGGTGAAGGAACCACCACAGGTAAAAATAATacctaaatatgtaaaatgtttaactatttCTAAATTGACCCCCttataagaaaaaacaatatttttccttAACCTGCCtccctttttaaaaatcataacttTAGTCTTGGTAGAATTAACACTTAATTTCCATCTATCACAATACTGCTCTAGTAACAACAAACCCTTTTTTAACTGGTCTTCAGAGTCAGCcataataacaatatcatctgcatataataacAGAAACAGTTTCAGCATACCTATATCAATACCATCAAAACCATTTAACATGTAATactcttcaatatcatttaaatacatagaaaataagaATGGAGATAAGCTTTCTCCTTGTCTAACACCAAGCATACATGTAAAGTCATCTTTACTAATAgtattatgcattttaattctAGACTTAACAGTGGCATACAtagatttaataacattaaacatatttcctcTAATTCCTAACTTCAAAAGTTTATACCAAATGACATCTCTCACTAAAAAATCAAAGGCCTTAGTAAAGTctacaaaaactgcataaagtctcttattattttctaacaaataatttataacaccatgtagtacaaaaatattatcaactgtgcccatattttttctgaaaccaGCCTGTGCctcaatatatacatgatatttttcagCCCAACAATTTAAtctattatttattactttagtaaacaatttaccaaatgtacttaataatgtaatacctctataattatttgtatcattCTTATCACCCTTCTTATGCAAAGGTACAATAAACCCTCCAGACCAAGCCTCTGGAAAATATCCACAACTCaacaacttattaaacaaagtacatacaacaataaagaaattattactattaataCCATGTTTAAAAAACTCATTTAACAGATAATCAGGCCCAGCAGCTTTACCATTATTTAACTGGTTACATGCCTTAACAATATCCTCATGTGAAAATGGTACATTCAATTcttcaaacataatattcaatTCTTCATTCATATATCtatcatgaaaatacaaaatatcttcatcaggttgataaaatgttgaatcTGGGTCATTAATAGCCTTAAAATATTGTAGAAAATCTGCATTTGACAAATTACCACATTCTTCCTTAACAACTGacccttttaacattttccaataCATCTTAGCATTTGATAATCTAACACTTTCTAATTTCTTAGTCTGCATtttatcatacatacatttcttttttctcaCAGTACTCTTATACAAGCTTCTGGATTCTACCATATTCTTTCTATTTACATCACATGGAtaatttctatacatgtttaaatttttataataacagtgttttaaatttttacaaCCATCATCAAAATATAAGCCATCATTTGCTCTACATACATGTGCAACATTattatcacaatattttttaaacaaaggtgAACATATATCTTCTATAATATTACAGAATGATTTCAAATTGGAATCAATATCATCATTACTATGTGAATTTTCAATGTCATCACACAGTGTTTCAAGCATATGTGTAGTCTCTTCATTATTTAATGTGTTAACATAATCATTCTTTTTGTCATCACTCCACATGTATTTATATGGTATATTATCAACTGTATCATCAATTTTCACATCTTCATTACAAAGACTATTATTACCACAAATTTGTGAACATCCCAAGCTAAAACTAACAACACAATGATCAGACAGAATGTTTGGATCTAACACATTAAAACTCTTTACACAACAGAACATCTTTTTTGAGCATAAAACTAAGTCAATAGTACTGCATCCTGCTGCATTAACCAAAGTATATTTTCCTATATTGGCATCTAATCCAATCCTACCATTTAAAATTCTCAAACCTGACATTTTACAGAAATCTAACATCATATTCCCATATTCATTTACAGTTTTATCTAAATTGCTTCTATGCATATATTCATCTTGTACATAGTCATCTGGGAAAATATCTTCCAAACAAGTatgaatattatcatttaaGACAAAATCTGGCCTTTCTCCAACTCTAGCATTAAAGTCTccacaaacaaaatattcacaagtattttcatatataatattaaaatctaaaatatcatCCAAAATCAACTCAAACACTGAATTATCAGTTAAATATTCTCTGCAACTACCCTTAGGAATATTATAAGTCAGAcacaataatacatcattatcTGTATTTAGTAACTGTCTATCTAATTTAATCCACTGAATACAGTCACTAGTATTTTTGACAAactgaacatattttgataatttattatgtacataaatcatGACACCTCCACTACTTCTCTTTGAATGTTTAACCTTATCTTTTCTATTTAGAATATAGGTAGAAAAATTAGCtacatcataattaaataaatcatttgaccaagtttcagtaaataaaagtatgtcatatgttttaaacaatgatttcatttcagaactgtcaagtttattgtattgtttacctaCAAGACCTTGTACATTTAGTAAACACACTTTGACCTCGGTCATGACCCCATCGCTGTCCTACTTCTGCGTTCCTGGTCTCTGGTTGGCTGCTTCTTTTCGCCCACCTGTCACCTTGTCTTGTTTCTGATTCCCCGCGCCACTACGCACTATAGTCTCTTTCTGGGATTCCCCGATCGGTTTCTCGCTCCCCACGCTATTTTTAACACTAAcactatgtttatttttaccgCTCGACACGGTCACAGCTGGTTTCCCAATGTGGGGTTTCACGCTCCTAGTTGAAGACGCCCGTGTTTCGTGTGTTGTGATTTTCTTCGCCCCggaattacttttaaatacttGTGTTGGGGACTTAACATGTTGTGTCTGATTGTTCATGGATGTATTTGGATACGACGTAGCCTTTGCTGCCACAGGTAAGTCATCGCTTATCACATGTTCATTGCTCGAAGTACATGTTGACCCAGTTTCAGGACgaatgtttacatgtacatcCGAGGGGGCGTGTCTCTCAGGGGTGTCCTTTTTGTTGATACTCGGTTCGTCCACGAAAACGCTAGTTTCTGCTCCCTCTACGACCGTCTCGTTGGAATAAACCCGTTGCCTAGTTACATTAGCATTTTCTACGATGTTTTGCGACTGATCGATGTACATTTGTATGCGATTAGTGCCTAGTACTCCAAACCAGTCCGGAAATTCGTCCCTCACACATACTCCGTCAATGAACAATCTCGCTGGGTATCGTATTTGTACTTTTCTGTGATTCACTCTAGCTTCAACCGCTTGCTCCGATTTGTAAAGTGCTGATCGTGCATTGGCTATTTCCTTTGGGTACTGCCTGTCAATGCCGAAATTACTTTGTTTCAGTAAGTAGGCTTTTCGCATGATGATTTCGGTATCCTCATAGTCTCTAAATCGCGCTATCAACGGTCGTTTCAGATCATCATAAGCCCCGTTTCTCTTCCCCCTGCCTAATCTATGTGCCCTGTCAATACAGAAATCGTCCTCATCTAACCCTAGCTCACTCTCTAAAAAACGAAGCAGGGTGCGCTTGTCATCGTACTTATATGACAGTTTTTCGGTTATGCCATAGAAAATGAGATTATTCCTCATGTTTCTAGCTTCATTGTCTATTGATCTGTAACTAAGGGCCTTTGTAAATGTTAGTTGCTTATTAAACTGCTGTTCTAGTTCTACAATCCGTACCTCAAGATCACTAcagtatttgtatatgttttgtacATCATCCCTACATGCATGTTGCTCGTCTTCTACGTCGCTGATCTTCTCAAAGTTCTTATTTACTTGATCAAATATACTGTTTAGCTTCTCGTCAGTAGACAAATTAGCAAAACTTtcactactgctactacttcccttctttcttttctttcccTTTGTCACCTGTGTGAATTTCCCGCCATCTCCGCCATTGTTCAAACTTGATCacatagtagatcacagtaaatattttagtactcaccaattatttaatatttttgagctttcaggtattaaatacacggttacaatcttgttatcagtaattaattgtttccattaaaccattatttaataagaagttaaaggtttatcactcaaaatgtatgttcattatacaggtgtatgtattgatttttgattaaatacatgtatgtcactttaaaaaatgtCGCAAATATTCGATATTGACCTTCCCACCAGGTGTGCAGGTACGACGCGGATCGGTTGGAGCGGGAGCTGGAGGGAGAACTGTTCGACAAGTGGCATGAAAAGTGCGAGGTTGTCAAGGCAACCAAAATACCCGTAGACACCCTCCCCGCCTATCTCGACCACATGCAAGACGCATACGAAGGTAATGAATAGGAGAACAACAACGGtatcataatgcaccagtcaattgtaaccacgcccccccccccccaggtccggcggtataccggggatagccggggaaaagggccgtgtttttactttccaggtgcccccgcagggccgggtgaccgcggcggttttgtcatagcgccaaatttagcggagattgggccttatatagagtctctggggtgcgggggcatttggcgggggtttaaccatcagttcgattttttttaccaGGGGtgtgctggaccgaaagtcaaagtcccggctattccccggacctggggggccgtggttacaattgactggtgcataagctcGTCTAATTTCTTAATACACAGATTTAAGATTGTACTATAGCTTGTGTGTACTTTTTATCGTTGATTAAGCCCGTCTGTCGGTCATGACTGTATTGCCTTAAAAACTGTGGCATTGCAATCATTCAAATCAATCTAAGTACACCATTCTATGT
This genomic stretch from Mya arenaria isolate MELC-2E11 chromosome 10, ASM2691426v1 harbors:
- the LOC128206597 gene encoding uncharacterized protein LOC128206597, which gives rise to MASNEEHFTKLVLYLQKPCLKLFRALLNKCVETLYPGQTVYQILLTKKSILLNTRHGHNNKNRYFPVDATGADQPTNLDTWDIGMYVYILTRYCNWLGNQGHVIDIKSLRDAVCHLGFPQISSSDYERHFETIKKFIRDMLLYIGNDSLEQEIKLDVTNLEGPLTKDFIEYAQICHKLYQGDQRLMEIVQDHMSVTESHGQMFQMLFTELQEVKSRLPQNVLTQATPPDNASVLMRLKNCTPEEEDEVSDLLVGCFSDVIHQTEEFQVSAVDESEKLKSAVRQAFQELCHGRVSNAEQGCLILYLTFDSFESFLDFIDGVFSGAITDMFRALQTAIRDTFNKPNLEVDVVMNTNQFTYCFQYIMECLKRLLPSKQADVNDMETAAPSNQGEAEDMETAAPSSQGEAKDMETASPSSQGESNDMETAAPSSQGEKNNTETAAIGGLDRTLENTTPPEVSSMPINLPEKDANSSKKFAIVTPFISLDPSSMIAESLRTESQGTESLESDWRTNEGDGEFEVIEFEHSPSNANEGLQMMGAPLQPPEETTKPRDAEGRPADGNASSAKHEDRPQPSHSGWKSPPDVDSANSIKHTISQYLQKVKVSRADADELERQLQGELMDTWSESCELVKGTRIRVDNLGAYLHHLVDAYEGIDIATRRKMEGILFSREAWKHELIEWKINTGNESGSRYGMIAFCKSPDGLFLDCMCVLYKMNFKVSPQRLIKTRDKSALFGLITWTTTEEQVQERTLGAYSIKRLKNFFRLKALKGFYHEGIIDSIDYVRSLNDVP